From the Psilocybe cubensis strain MGC-MH-2018 chromosome 9, whole genome shotgun sequence genome, one window contains:
- a CDS encoding COP9 signalosome complex subunit 3 codes for MTSTSSPVHIDTLLTQITTSNSPAALNHTFKTAFTRDAREILLSSFLANGQDPLAFLDPAVNTIGSLYILSSRLHANYSNTPPPSWQTIGDFCSSFNADDARLAPERVTKLARGIQRYAAHIGTPSLAIQPLSDLVTRYPPTRSHLTAIHPIFLLTCVTTRHFRAALPVLAHPITEIDTTTTSPDLTYTDNLVYHYAGGIALAALKRWAAAEECFEICVTSPGTYPAALQMEALKKLRLVQLISTGTISNLPKYTHPLLNRMFKNTAYNAFINAYPKNTTLMREILEKERATFAQEKNIGLIQQAITRAPRWVLKKLTATYVTLHLSDIARAVEIESEDEVRALLLSMIESNDITATISASGTVTFSDPPAQFSKAQVDAALRGVQEQTALLAFLELEAGRSREFLGKVVKSNDGNWAPAPDEEIFANLGAQHMWEENIYS; via the exons ATGACATCTACATCCTCCCCCGTCCACATCGACACCCTGCTCACGCAGATCACGACGTCCAATAGCCCTGCGGCGCTCAACCACACGTTCAAGACGGCTTTTACCCGCGACGCGCGGGAGATTTTGCTCTCGAGCTTTCTGGCGAATGGACAGGACCCGCTTGCGTTTTTGGATCCTGCTGTGAACACCATTGGATCGCTGTACATTCT ATCGTCGAGGCTGCATGCGAACTACTCGAACACACCGCCGCCGTCGTGGCAGACGATCGGGGACTTTTGCAGCTCGTTCAACGCGGACGATGCGCGTCTCGCTCCGGAACGCG TAACGAAGCTGGCAAGAGGTATACAACGATACGCAGCGCACATCGGGACC CCAAGTCTCGCAATTCAACCGCTCTCTGACCTTGTGACGCGCTACCCGCCAACTCGATCGCACCTCACCGCCATCCAccccatcttcctcctc ACCTGCGTAACAACCCGCCACTTCCGCGCCGCGCTCCCCGTGCTCGCGCACCCCATCACCGAGATCGACACAACGACGACGTCGCCCGACCTCACATACACCGACAACCTCGTGTACCACTACGCGGGCGGCATCGCGCTCGCCGCGCTCAAGCGCTGGGCCGCCGCGGAGGAGTGCTTCGAGATCTGCGTGACGAGTCCCGGGACGTACCCCGCCGCGCTGCAGATGGAGGCGCTGAAGAAGCTGCGCCTCGTCCAGCTCATCTCGACGGGCACG ATCTCGAATTTGCCAAAGTACACACACCCGCTTTTGAACCGCATGTTCAAAAACACAGCGTACAACGCATTCATCAACGCCTATCCAAAGAACACGACTCTAATGCGCGAGATCCTCGAAAAAGAGCGCGCTACATTCGCCCAG GAAAAAAACATCGGGCTGATCCAACAAGCAATCACCCGCGCACCGCGCTGGGTGCTCAAAAAGCTCACCGCGACCTACGTCACCCTCCATCTATCCGATATCGCGCGTGCCGTCGAGATCGAGTCTGAAGACGAAGTGCGCGCGTTGCTTTTGAGCATG ATCGAATCCAACGACATAACAGCGACCATCTCCGCCTCCGGCACAGTCACCTTCTCCGACCCGCCCGCCCAATTCTCCAAAGCCCAAGTCGACGCCGCGCTCCGCGGCGTCCAGGAGCAGACTGCGCTCCTTGCGTTCTTGGAGCTTGAGGCGGGGAGGAGTCGGGAGTTTTTGGGGaag GTCGTCAAATCAAACGACGGCAACTGGGCACCAGCTCCCGACGAAGAGATATTCGCCAACCTCGGCGCGCAGCATATGTGGGAGGAGAACATATATTCCTAG